GAAAAGAGGGCTGGCTACCCGCAAAAACCGTAGGGACGATTTGAGGTTTTTTGGGGGGGCGGTTTTTTTTATTCACCACAATAAGTTGTGGTGATGGTGTATGTGGTTTATATTTTGGGTATGGTTTCTGTTTTTCACCACAATAAATTGTGGTGATGGTACAAGAGTGTGATTTTCCCGTTTTACCACAATAAGTTGTAGTGATGGTACAAAGGCGTGGGGGGACACTTATTTTGAAAAAGAGGCGTTGTACCATCACGCGAATTTATTGTCTTTACTGAAATTTCAGTGCTTTGGTTTCCGTGAAATCTAAGCAATAAAATCCTTTGTGGAACAAAAGACAGGCAATTCTGACTCTTCCCTCCAATGACATTTTCTCGGACAGCCCTTTCGGTGGCTTCGAGAGATTGAATTCGGGAGATTTGAAACTTACTCCGGTTTCTCCAAAAAGGCGATTGGGCTAAAGCCCATTCCTGAGGGAAAGCCTCTTCGTCCACGACCTGAAGGTCGTGGCAAGTCAGGTTTCCTGATTCCCATGTTGGTTCAAACATAAACAATCCTCAAACCAAGTTGAATTCACTCAAATAATTAAACCCCATGGAAATGGTTTCCACTATTTTAGCCCCACTTCCTTTCCCACAATATTAATCGTGAAATTTTGTGAGAACGATCTTTATTATCAAAACCATTACACCCGTTTCAATTTTTTTGAATAGCCACGACCTTCAGGTCGTGGATGAAATGGAAATCAATTATCTGCCGGGCTTTAGCCCAAAAATTCAAAAAAATAGTGGGTTAAAGCTCTAAATAACAAGAGTCAACTCCTTCCTCGAGCCAAAGCTCGTGGCAATGCAGTTCTCTCGGACACCCCCGCGTCAGGGGGGAAGTCAAAAAGAAACTATGTCCTATTTTCAAAAAAATCATTATCCTCATAAAAAAACAGTAGAACCCTTTTTTTATTCACCACAATAAATTGTGGTGATGGTACAAGAGTGTGATTTTCCCGTTTCACCACAATTGTGGTGATGGTACAAAGGCCTGGGGGGGTATATCAGACCTGTTTTGACAGACCGAAAAAGTGTTGTACCATCACCTGAATTCATTGGGGTGATGGTGCTTTTACGAAACTTCCCCTCCGTACGTTCCATACCGAATGGCCGCGTCGTAGGCTGCGACAATATTTTCCGGCGGCACATTTGCCTGGATGTTGTGCACGGCACAAAATACAAATCCCCCGCCCGGCGCAAAAATTTCAATTCTCTCCCTTACATGAGCGGCTACGCCTTCGGGGGTGCCCCGGGGAAGGACAGACTGAGTGTCCACACCCCCGCCCCAAAAGGTGAGCCGGTCACCAAATTCATCTTTGAGCGTTTTCGGGTCCATTTTGGCAGCAGAGGTTTGCACCGGATTCAAAATGTCCACGCCGGCATCGATTAAGTCGGGGATGAGATCGTACACGGACCCGCAGCTGTGCAAAAACAGGTGCAAGCCGGAGTGTTGCTTGGCGTACTGGTAAATGGTCTTGTGGCGGGGCTTGATGAGTTCCCGGTACATGTCCGGTGACATCTGGGGGGCATTCTGTGTGCCAAGATCGTCACCCATTTCGATGATTTGAATGTGATCGCCCACGGCCTGAAGAAAACCCTCCAGATTTTTCAGATGAACCTCCACCATTTTGTCCATTAGATCCTGAACAAAGGGTTCGTTCATAGCCAGATCAACCATGAAATTTTCCCAGCCGCGCAATCCCTGCCCCCATTCCAGAATGCTTCCCCCGAAACTGCCCATAATGGCAAAATCCGTTTCTTCGTACAGGGTTTTGGCTTTTTGTTCAAGGGATTTCAGTTCCTCGTCAGTTACATACGGCCAATTGTAAGTTTCAATGTCTTTTGAGGAAGCGGCTTCCGCCAGGGGCCAGTAGCACTGGTCGAAGTAGAGGGCGCCTTCCGGCATTCGGGCTGTCTCGCGGATGCCGTCCGTAAGAACCCACCCCCCGTTCCTTCGAACCGGGTAGGATGATTTCAAGATTTGTCCCAGCGATCCGTCGGGCAGAGGCCAGTCTTTCCAGTTTTCGGGATCTTGCCCGAACGTGTGGGTCAAATCCACCACATCAATTTGAAATCGCTCCAGCAGCCAGGGTTCGGGCTCGGCCAATTGCTGGCCGATATCGTACACGCGGGTGGTGCCGCCGGAAATGCCAAGGTATTTTTTGAGACGGTTGTACGCAATGGCCATAATACCGGTGGAGCGCATTCCTCCCAGGTCAATAGGAACCCGATCCGGTTCTTCGTGTTGAAGGGTTTTTAAAACCCGCTCTCGGGATGTCATTTCAGTACTCCGGGTAAAATTTTGTATGTGTAAACAGGCGTAAAAAATGAGAGGCAAAAAGGCAGATTGTTGAGTTGAATATCTGTTGGGAACGTACCGGCATCAAAAGACCGCTTCCAGATTGAGATCAAGGGTTTTTAACAGGGAAGACCGCAGGTGGTCGGATTTTGAAAAGGTTCCGCGCAGCTCGTAGCCGTCGATTGTCCAGACAAATACGTCAATCGTTTCTTCCTCGGGATCTGCAATCCAATATTCCTTCACACTGTAGGCATAATAAAGCTTTTTCTTGATCGTGCGGTCCAATTTTGCAGAAAAGGGAGAAACCACTTCGATGATCAGATCAGGAGCCCCCTGAATGTTATCCTCGGTAATAATGGATTCCCGGTCTCTGGAGATGAAAAGAATATCGGGCTGAACAATGTTAATCGCGGATAAAATGACATCCAGTGGAGCCGTGAAGATTTGTCCAAGAGAATGTTCTTTAATAAAATGAGCCAATTGAATAAACAAATTGCCAACCAATTTCTGGTGACTGGTTTTAGGTGAAGGTGCCATGAGAAGTTCCCCTTCAATGATTTCATATCGTTTTCCGTCGTTGGGAAGATTTTTGTAGTCGTCGTAGGTAAAACGCTCTTGCAGGGAAGGGTTTTTTAGGATGTGTTCCATTTGGACGCTCCCTCGTGTTAGATTCACATTTAAATTATTAAAGAATAAAAAAGAATGCAAGCGATAATTTAAAAATCTGAAAATGGCTCCACGTTCACACTGAAAACCGCGAGCTATCTGAATGACGCTTATGTAACTTCAATAAAAATCTATTTGTGAAAATTCGTGAAATTAACGGGTAAAGGCCTTGATTTTTTGTCGGAAATGGAGTACTTTTAACAATCAAAAATAGTTTTCTCTGCGGTTCTCTGT
The genomic region above belongs to Calditrichota bacterium and contains:
- a CDS encoding Uma2 family endonuclease is translated as MQERFTYDDYKNLPNDGKRYEIIEGELLMAPSPKTSHQKLVGNLFIQLAHFIKEHSLGQIFTAPLDVILSAINIVQPDILFISRDRESIITEDNIQGAPDLIIEVVSPFSAKLDRTIKKKLYYAYSVKEYWIADPEEETIDVFVWTIDGYELRGTFSKSDHLRSSLLKTLDLNLEAVF
- a CDS encoding methyltransferase, which codes for MTSRERVLKTLQHEEPDRVPIDLGGMRSTGIMAIAYNRLKKYLGISGGTTRVYDIGQQLAEPEPWLLERFQIDVVDLTHTFGQDPENWKDWPLPDGSLGQILKSSYPVRRNGGWVLTDGIRETARMPEGALYFDQCYWPLAEAASSKDIETYNWPYVTDEELKSLEQKAKTLYEETDFAIMGSFGGSILEWGQGLRGWENFMVDLAMNEPFVQDLMDKMVEVHLKNLEGFLQAVGDHIQIIEMGDDLGTQNAPQMSPDMYRELIKPRHKTIYQYAKQHSGLHLFLHSCGSVYDLIPDLIDAGVDILNPVQTSAAKMDPKTLKDEFGDRLTFWGGGVDTQSVLPRGTPEGVAAHVRERIEIFAPGGGFVFCAVHNIQANVPPENIVAAYDAAIRYGTYGGEVS